Genomic window (Microbacterium oxydans):
CCGCCGTGCCGTGGAGACCGCGTGCGAGCGCCTCGGCATCGAGTACACGAGGGTCGGGCCCTATCAGCCGCGCACCAAGGCGGGGGCGGCCGCGGCGGATGCCGCGCTCAACACCGGGGCGACAGCCTGCGTGGCGTTCAACGACCTCCTGGCGATCGGGATGCTCATCCGCCTCAAGGAACGGGGCGTGCGCGTGCCGGAGGACATGAGCATCGTGGGCTGCGACGACATCTTCGGAGCCGACTTCTGCAATCCGCCCCTGACGACCCTCACCGCCCCGGTCGAGCAGGCGGCCCGCGTATCGGTGTCGATGCTCCTCGACCGGCTGCAGAGCGAGCGGGTCGGTGCGGGTGCCCTCCAGAGACGTCATATCGCCGCGCTGCCCACGCACCTGACCGTGCGGGAGTCGACCGGCCCCGCACCGCGCCGACAGACCCCCGAAGGAGACTCATGAGCACCGTGCTCAGCCCGCACGCCGACCGGCTGCTGCCCGCCGATCCCGGCGTCCGCGACCTCGCTCGACGCCTGTACGAGGCCGTCGCGCATGCGCCGATCCTCTCGCCGCACGGACACGTCGAGGCCGCGCTGCTCGCCGACGACACCCCGTTCCCCGATCCGGCGACGCTGCTGATCACGCCCGACCACTACGTCCTGCGGCTGCTCCACGCCGTCGGCGTCCCGCTCGACGCCCTGGGACGGGGCGACGCACCCGCCGACCCGCAGGATGTCTGGCGCGCGTTCTGCACGAACTGGGACGCATTCCTGGGAACGCCGGTGCGCTACTGGTTCGAGACGTCGCTCTCGGAGATCTTCGGGGTGACGGAGCAGCCCAGCGCCGCCAACGCCGACGAGCTGTACGCGCACATCGACGCACTGCTCGCCACGCCCGCCCTGCGCCCGCGAGCGCTGTTCGACCGCTTCCGCATCGAGACCCTCGCGACGACCGACGACCCTGTCGCGGACCTCGCTGCGCACGCGCGTCTCCGCGAGGACCCGACGTTCCGCGGGCACGTGCTGCCGACCTTCCGGGCGGACCGCTACATGGACCCGTCGACGCCCGGGTGGGTGGTGGCGGTCGAAGAGCTGTCGGATGTGTCCGGCATCGACGCCGGCCGGTACTCCGGGTTGCTGGACGCGTTGCGGCGACGTCGTGAGGCCTTCCGTGCGGCCGGTGGCACGGCCACCGACACCGGAGTGCTCGACGCCGGCTCGTGGCCTCTCGGCAGCGGCGAGGCGGAGCGCATCCATGCCGCCGGTCTGCGCGGCGAGGCGACCGCGGAGGAGGCGATCGCGTACCGCCACAACATGCTCTATCGCCTGGCCGAGATGTCGTCCGAGGACGGCCTGGTCATGCAGCTGCATCCGGGCGTCATCCGCAACCACCACCGGGACACTCTCGCGCGGTTCGGGCCCGACAGCGGACACGACCTCCCCGACGTGGTCGCCTTCACGCGGCCGCTCACCCCGATCCTGAACGACTTCGGGACGAACGAGACCTTCCGCCTGGTCCTGTTCACGGTCGACGAGACCTCGTTCAGCAGGGAGATCGGACCGCTCGCCGGCTTCTATCCCACGGTGTACGCCGGCGCGCCGTGGTGGTTCCTCGACACCCCGGATGCCATCTCCCGGTATCGCCGGGCGGTGACGGACAGTGCGGGGTTCGCGAAGACCAGCGGCTTCGTCGACGACACCAGGGCGTTCTGCTCGATCCCTGCGCGCCACGACATGTCCCGTCGACTCGACGCCGGGTACCTCGCGGCACTCGTCGCCGAGCACCGCCTCACCGAGGACCAGGCGTTCGACCTCACGCACCGGCTCGTCGACGACATCCCCCGGACGACCTTCCGCCTGCCCGGAGCGAGATCATGAGGTGGACGTCGTCGTGACGCGCCGCACGACGTACTCCACGACGTCGCCCTCCGGGATCGCACGCGGCCGGAAACGCGCTCCGGTCGGCGCACGCGGCACCATGCGATCGACGCGGAAGATGCGCCAGTCATCACGATCGAGGTCCCAGGCGAGCAGGTACCAGACCGGTCCCCAGCTCACCAGGCGCTGCGGTTCGGTGTACCGCTGCTCTTCGACGCCGCCGGGTTTCGTGTAGCCGAAGCGGAGCCGCTCGTGACCGCGGATCGCCGAGGCGACCGTGCTGAGCGCCGCGAGGTCCAACGGCGGTTCCGCTCCGGGAACCACGCTCGTCGCCGCGCGGATCGCGTCGACACGGCGGCGCAGACGCGAGGGCATCACCTGCTCCAGCTTGGCGAGGGCGGTGAGGGACGTCTCTTCGACGCCGAGCCGCCAGGTCGCGGCCGCTCCCAGCCCGACCGCGACCGCGACGGCCTCGTCATCGTCGAGCAGGAGTGGAGGCATCGCCGTCCCGGCGGCCAGCCGGTACCCGCCGGCGACACCCGGACGCGCGTCCACCGGATAGCCGAGCGAACGCAGCTTGCCGATGTCGGCGCGGATCGTCCGTGTGCTCACCCCCAGCCGGTCGGACAACGCGGAACTGGTCCAGTCACGCTGGAGCTGGAGCAGCGAGAGCAGTTCGAGCAAGCGGGCCGAGGTCTCGAGCATGTCTGATCCTCTCAGCAAATGCGGAAGCTGATCTTCCGCATTGCCTGGGAGCGTGAACAGCATGACCCAGAACACCTCCCTCACCCCTTTCCGCATCGACATCCCGCAGGACGCCGTCGACGACCTCCACGATCGTCTGGCCCGCACCCGCTGGCCGTTCCCGGTTCCGGGACGCGACGATCGCACCGATTTCCGCCGCGGCATCCCCCTCCCGTACCTGAAGGAGCTCGCCGAGTACTGGCGCGAGGGCTTCGACTGGCGTATGCAGGAGGCGGCCCTCAACACGTACGAGCAGTTCACGACGGTCGTCGACGGCCAGCCGTTCCACGTGCTGCACGTCCGTTCGGCGAACCCGGAGGCCACACCGCTGCTCCTCAGCGACAGCTGGCCGGCGTCGTTCGTGGAGTACCAGCGGCTGCTCCCGTTGCTGACCGACGAGTTCCACGTGGTCATCCCGTCGCTGCCCGGCCTGGGCTTCTCGACCCCGCTGTCCGGTACCGGGTGGGACCTCGCGCGGACGACGGAAGCCTACGCCGAGATCATGACGCGCTTCGGCTACGACCGGTTCGCGGCTCATGGCAGCGATGTCGGCACCGGCCGGAGCGCGGCTACATCGGCATGCACAACCACCAACCGGACACCATCGGTCCGGCACTCACGGACTCGCCCGTCGCCCAGCTCGCGTGGATCGTCGAGAAATTCAAGCGCCGGACCGATGACGGGTTCCGGGCCTCGGACGTCGATCGCGACCAGCTGCTGACGAACGTCAGCCTGTACTGGTTCACTCGCAGCGGCGCCTCGGTCGCGCAGTTCTTCTACGAGTCGGAGCACGCCGCGCTCGACGTCGTCATGCCCTCCGGGGTGCCGACCGGCTGGGCCGTCTTCGACGCCCATCCGCTGATCCGGCGAACGATGGATCCGACCGGCGCGGTCGAGCATTGGAGCGAGTTCACCGAGGGCGGGCACTTCCCCGCGATGGAGGAGCCGGAGCTCCTCGCGGAGGACATCCGCGGGTTCTTCCGCAGTCTCGGCTGATCGGCGCTGGGGGCGCCCCGCCGCATCGGTCAGACCGCGACAGCGCTGATCGACGCGTGCGGGCGCCGCCCGTCCTGCGCCCGCGCATCGCTGTCGATCACGGAGAAGCCCGCGCGCTCGAGCAGCGTCGACATCCCGTCCACCGACCAGTAGTGGGCCGTGGTGACGGCGTGCGGGAAGGGCTCGCCGTCCGGCCCGTCGAAGAACCCGATCAGCAGACGTCCGCCGTCGCGGATCGAGCGCCGCGCGGCCGTGAGGAGGAGCGGCAGCTCATCCGGGCTCGCGTGGATCAGCGAGTACCAGGCAAGCACGCCGCCGAGCGAGCCCGCCGAGATGGCGGCGTCGGTCAGCGATGCCACCCGATACGGAATCTGCGGAAACCGTGCGGAGGCGCCGGCGACGAACTCCGGCACGAGATCGATGCCCTCGGCGTCAGCGCCTCGGTCGGCGAGGAAGGCGGTCCAATGACCGGGACCGCACCCGGCATCGAGG
Coding sequences:
- a CDS encoding epoxide hydrolase family protein; protein product: MTQNTSLTPFRIDIPQDAVDDLHDRLARTRWPFPVPGRDDRTDFRRGIPLPYLKELAEYWREGFDWRMQEAALNTYEQFTTVVDGQPFHVLHVRSANPEATPLLLSDSWPASFVEYQRLLPLLTDEFHVVIPSLPGLGFSTPLSGTGWDLARTTEAYAEIMTRFGYDRFAAHGSDVGTGRSAATSACTTTNRTPSVRHSRTRPSPSSRGSSRNSSAGPMTGSGPRTSIATSC
- the uxaC gene encoding glucuronate isomerase, encoding MSTVLSPHADRLLPADPGVRDLARRLYEAVAHAPILSPHGHVEAALLADDTPFPDPATLLITPDHYVLRLLHAVGVPLDALGRGDAPADPQDVWRAFCTNWDAFLGTPVRYWFETSLSEIFGVTEQPSAANADELYAHIDALLATPALRPRALFDRFRIETLATTDDPVADLAAHARLREDPTFRGHVLPTFRADRYMDPSTPGWVVAVEELSDVSGIDAGRYSGLLDALRRRREAFRAAGGTATDTGVLDAGSWPLGSGEAERIHAAGLRGEATAEEAIAYRHNMLYRLAEMSSEDGLVMQLHPGVIRNHHRDTLARFGPDSGHDLPDVVAFTRPLTPILNDFGTNETFRLVLFTVDETSFSREIGPLAGFYPTVYAGAPWWFLDTPDAISRYRRAVTDSAGFAKTSGFVDDTRAFCSIPARHDMSRRLDAGYLAALVAEHRLTEDQAFDLTHRLVDDIPRTTFRLPGARS
- a CDS encoding class I SAM-dependent methyltransferase, with protein sequence MADDSGSDTRIRDGYAARACEYTELFGDIGQMDDVDRERIGRWADGVDGRILDAGCGPGHWTAFLADRGADAEGIDLVPEFVAGASARFPQIPYRVASLTDAAISAGSLGGVLAWYSLIHASPDELPLLLTAARRSIRDGGRLLIGFFDGPDGEPFPHAVTTAHYWSVDGMSTLLERAGFSVIDSDARAQDGRRPHASISAVAV
- a CDS encoding helix-turn-helix transcriptional regulator; its protein translation is MLETSARLLELLSLLQLQRDWTSSALSDRLGVSTRTIRADIGKLRSLGYPVDARPGVAGGYRLAAGTAMPPLLLDDDEAVAVAVGLGAAATWRLGVEETSLTALAKLEQVMPSRLRRRVDAIRAATSVVPGAEPPLDLAALSTVASAIRGHERLRFGYTKPGGVEEQRYTEPQRLVSWGPVWYLLAWDLDRDDWRIFRVDRMVPRAPTGARFRPRAIPEGDVVEYVVRRVTTTSTS